TCACGGAAGTTGCGCACTCCGGTCAGCTCCGGCTCCGTGGGCGGGGCCTGGGGTATCTGCTGGGTCACGAGGACTCCTCCGTATCGTCGCGCGCGTCTGCGGCATGTCCGGATTGCACTGGTTGAGCGCAACTTGCCATAAGGGGCGGGGAGATCGGGCCGGTCCCCGTGAGCCAGATCATACGGTGACCGTGAGTGTGTGATCGCGAAAGCCGAATTGCCTTGCGGGGGCGGCTGTTGCCGATTGCGATTCGACGGAGGGTGACCGGAATTCCGTTGATCCCTCACCCGGCCGTTTCTCTTGGGGAATTCGTGGCTTGTTCCACGGGGGCCGGACGGAATACCTTCGCGTCGACCCGGATGGACCGCCTAATCCTGCCACCATCCGACACCGCACCCGACGATCCACGCGCCCGGCAGGAGCGGGGGAACCAGGTAAGCCGCCGTCCCGGATCCGATCTCCTCGGTCTTCTCGACGAGATCTTCCTCCGGGCGGCTCGGGGTGAAGCCGTACGCAAAACGGCCGGACATCTCCAGTCCGAACCCGACAGCTCACCTCGCAGGCGACGGAGAGGAATTCGCCATGCCCGCAAAGGGAAAGCATCGCCGCCCGAAGTCCGCCTCGATCACCCGCGGATTCGTCGTCGCGGGCACCGGAAGCGCGGCGCTCGCGCTGCCGCTGATGGGAGCCGCGGGCGCGCACGCCGCCACCGGCACGACGGCCACCACGGCCGTCGCCCTCCCGGCCCAGGTTCGCCCGGCGCAGGTCCCGGTGGCGCTCCGGGCCCCGGCCGCCGCCCCGCAGGCCTCCACGGTGTACACCGTGGTTCCCGGCGACTACCTCTCGAAGATCGCGGCCGAGCGGCACCTGAGCGGTGGCTGGCAGCGGGTCTACGAGGACAACCACGAGGCGGTCGGCTCCGATCCGTCGCTGATCCACCCGGGCCTGAAGCTGACCCTGGGCGCGCGGGCGCAGGAGCAGACCCCGGCCCCGGCTCCGGCCGAGCAGTCCGCCGAGGAGCCGACTCCGGCCGACTCCGGCCCGGCCGACTCGGGTGCGGAGGACTCCGGTACGGGCGACTCTGGTACGGCGGACGCTGGTACGGGCAGCACGGGCAGCACGGGCAGCCAGGCCACCGGATCCGGCACCGGCACCGCCTCGGCCGCCGGGTTCGTCGCCCCGGTCTCCGCCTCCATCACCACCCCGTACCGCCAGAGCGGCAGCATGTGGTCCAGCGGCTACCACACCGGCGTCGACTTCGCCGTGGGCACCGGCACCACCGTCCACGCGGTCGGCGCGGGCACCGTGGTCTCCGCGGGCTGGGGCGGCGCGTACGGCAACGAGGTCGTCATACGGCACGCGGACGGCCGCTACTCGCAGTACGGCCACATGTCCCAGCTCTCGGTCTCGGTCGGCCAGAGTGTCTCCGCGGGCCAGGCCATCGGCCTCTCCGGCGCCACGGGCAACGTGACCGGCCCGCACCTGCACTTCGAGATCCGCACGGGTCCCGGCTACGGCACGGACATCGACCCGCTGGGCTACCTCCGCTCGAAGGGCGTGAACGTCTGACGGCGCCCGCCGCCAGGGCGAGGGGGGCCGGGGCCCTAGGGGGGACCCGGCCCCCTTTCATGCCCCCGTTCACCTCGCCCCTTCAGGGACCTGACGCACTCCTCACTTATTCCTTACCGACCGGGTGGTATAGATCACGGTCCGTCAAGGCCTGGCTACGGTGGCGTAGGTCACGCCCTGGGGTGAAGGATGTCTTCTCGTGGCAGCGACGACAGCGATGACGACGAAGACGACGGCAAAGACGACAGCACAGACGACGGCGCAGGCGACGGCGCAGGCGACGGCACTGAAGACGGCTCTCCAGGGCATCGGCTCGTACGCGGCGATCGGGGACAGCTTCACCGAGGGTGTGGGGGATCCGGGGCCGGGGGACATTTTCGTGGGCTGGGCCGACCGGCTCGCCGTGCTCCTGGCGGACCAGCGCGAGGAGCACGACTTCCGGTACGCCAACCTCGCCGTGCGGGGCAAGCTCCTGGACCAGATCGTGGCGGAGCAGGTGCCGCGGGCCAAGGAGCTGGCACCCGACCTGGTCACCTTCTGCGCCGGGGGCAATGACATCATCCGGCCCGGGAGCGACCCCGACGACGTGGCGGAGCGGTTCGAGGCCGCCCTCGCCGACCTCGTCGGGTCGGTCGGGCAGGTGATGATCACCACCGGTTTCGACACCCGCGGGGTGCCGGTGCTCAAGCACATCCGGGGCAAGGTGGCGACGTACTCGGCGCACGTGCGGTCCATCGCCGACCGCTACGGATGCCCGGTGCTCGACCTCTGGTCGCTGAAGTCCGTACAGGACAGGCGGGCGTGGGACGACGACCGGCTGCACCTCTCGCCCGAGGGGCACACCCGGGTCGCGCTGCGCGCCGCCCAGGTGCTGGGGCTGGAGGTGCCCGCGGACCCGGACCAGCCGTGGCCCCCGCAGCAGCCGCGCGGCTCGGCGGAGGTCACCCGGGACAACATCCAGTGGGCGCGGGAGTACCTCGTCCCGTGGATCGGCAGGCGACTGCGCGGGGAGTCCTCCGGTGACCACATGGAGGCGAAGCGTCCGGACCTGCTGCCGCTGTAGCGGGGGCGGTCGCGGGGGGACCTGAACGCCGGGGCGCGAACGCCGGGGGCGGGAAGCGGAATCCTTCGGGGGCGGTGCGCGTTGGGATGGTGGTAGAACGTACGACCAGCCCTGCTCACTTCCTCCCTGGAGGCGCCTTGACCGGCTCCGGCCCCGGCTCCCGTCCCTTGCGTCCTCGGCTGCGAGCCCTGCGGCCCGAAGCCTTCGGCGCGGATCCGTCCGGCGCGCGGCTGGAGCGGATCCTGCGCTCGCCGAACTTCGCCGACGGCGTCTTCCAGAACCCGGTCGGGGCCAGGACCAGGCCCTCCGGATCGATGCTGGAGTTCGCCAAGATCTATTTCCACAAGGAGCAGCGGGTCCGGCGCAATCCCGGCGCGCCGGTCCCGGTGCACCCGACCACCCTGGCCGATCTGGCGAAGCCGCCGGTCAGCGGCCTGCGGCTGACCTGGATGGGACACTCCACCGTCCTCGCGGAGATCGACGGGCGCCGGGTGCTGTTCGACCCGGTGTGGGGAGAGCGGTGCTCTCCCTTCCCCTTCGCCGGCCCCAAGCGGCTGCACCCGGTGCCGGTGCCGCTGGCCGCTCTCGGTCCGGTCGACGTCGTGGTGATCTCGCACGACCACTACGACCACCTCGACCTGCCGACGATCAAGGCCCTGGCCGGTACGGACACGGTCTTCGCGGTCCCGCTCGGCGTCGGCGCGCACCTGGAGCACTGGGGTGTCAGAGCCGACCGGCTGCGCGAACTGGACTGGAACGAGACCACCAAGGTCGCCGGACTGTCGCTGACCGCGACCCCGGCCCGGCACTTCTGCGGGCGCGGCCTGCGCAACCAGCAGTACACGCTGTGGGCGTCCTGGGTCATCACGGGCGACGAGCACCGGATCTTCCACAGCGGAGACACGGGGTACTTCCCCGGCTTCAAGGAGATCGGCGCCGAGCACGGCCCCTTCGACGCGACGATGATCCAGATCGGCGCCTATTCGGAGTACTGGCCGGACATCCACATGACCCCCGAAGAGGGCATGACCGCGCACCTCGACCTCCAGGGCGGCGCCCCGCACGGCACGATGCTGCCGATCCACTGGGGCACCTTCAACCTGGCCCCGCACCCGTGGGACGAGCCGGGCGAGGGCACCCTCTCGGCCGCCGGGCGGGCGGGCGCCGCGATCGCGCTGCCCGTGCCGGGCCGACCCTTCGAGCCGGGAGCCGAGGACGCCCCGGCCGAGCCGTGGTGGCGCCCGTTCGTGTCGGGCCCGGCCCCGGCTCCGGCCGCTGCGTCGGCCGCGCCCGGGTCCGTGTCCGGGTCCGCGTCCGTGTCCGGGTCCGGGTCCGGGTCCGGGTCCGCCGCGCGGCCTTCGGCCCGCCCGGCGCCCGCGTCGGACGCGCACGAGGAGCCGGAGGCCGTGGGCAGCTGACCGGTTGGCGCGGCGGGGGCTCGTACGGTGGCGGGGGCGCTGAGGAGGCGCCCGAAGGGGTATTCGGGCTGTCGTGCGAGCGCTCCTTCCGGAGCGGGACGCACCCCGGTGAAGTTCCCCAACTGGCCGCCTGAGCGACGAGGGCGCGGTCTAGCGTGGGTACCCGGTGATCAACGCCGGGTCCCGGCACCGCGGGGGCCCGGCCCCCGTACGTACCGAGGACGCCGATGTCCGGACTCCGTGCCGCCCGCCCCCGCCACTCCCCGTCGAGACACGCCGTCACCGGTCCGGGCCGGCAGATACGGCCCCAGCTGATCCGCGCCGCCGTACTCCCCACCCTCGCCGCCGGGCTCAGCGGCGCCGCCGCGGTGATCTTCACCCTGCAACTCGGCG
This is a stretch of genomic DNA from Streptomyces sp. NBC_00536. It encodes these proteins:
- a CDS encoding M23 family metallopeptidase, with translation MPAKGKHRRPKSASITRGFVVAGTGSAALALPLMGAAGAHAATGTTATTAVALPAQVRPAQVPVALRAPAAAPQASTVYTVVPGDYLSKIAAERHLSGGWQRVYEDNHEAVGSDPSLIHPGLKLTLGARAQEQTPAPAPAEQSAEEPTPADSGPADSGAEDSGTGDSGTADAGTGSTGSTGSQATGSGTGTASAAGFVAPVSASITTPYRQSGSMWSSGYHTGVDFAVGTGTTVHAVGAGTVVSAGWGGAYGNEVVIRHADGRYSQYGHMSQLSVSVGQSVSAGQAIGLSGATGNVTGPHLHFEIRTGPGYGTDIDPLGYLRSKGVNV
- a CDS encoding SGNH/GDSL hydrolase family protein, which translates into the protein MAATTAMTTKTTAKTTAQTTAQATAQATALKTALQGIGSYAAIGDSFTEGVGDPGPGDIFVGWADRLAVLLADQREEHDFRYANLAVRGKLLDQIVAEQVPRAKELAPDLVTFCAGGNDIIRPGSDPDDVAERFEAALADLVGSVGQVMITTGFDTRGVPVLKHIRGKVATYSAHVRSIADRYGCPVLDLWSLKSVQDRRAWDDDRLHLSPEGHTRVALRAAQVLGLEVPADPDQPWPPQQPRGSAEVTRDNIQWAREYLVPWIGRRLRGESSGDHMEAKRPDLLPL
- a CDS encoding MBL fold metallo-hydrolase, producing MTGSGPGSRPLRPRLRALRPEAFGADPSGARLERILRSPNFADGVFQNPVGARTRPSGSMLEFAKIYFHKEQRVRRNPGAPVPVHPTTLADLAKPPVSGLRLTWMGHSTVLAEIDGRRVLFDPVWGERCSPFPFAGPKRLHPVPVPLAALGPVDVVVISHDHYDHLDLPTIKALAGTDTVFAVPLGVGAHLEHWGVRADRLRELDWNETTKVAGLSLTATPARHFCGRGLRNQQYTLWASWVITGDEHRIFHSGDTGYFPGFKEIGAEHGPFDATMIQIGAYSEYWPDIHMTPEEGMTAHLDLQGGAPHGTMLPIHWGTFNLAPHPWDEPGEGTLSAAGRAGAAIALPVPGRPFEPGAEDAPAEPWWRPFVSGPAPAPAAASAAPGSVSGSASVSGSGSGSGSAARPSARPAPASDAHEEPEAVGS